The following are from one region of the Endozoicomonas sp. 4G genome:
- a CDS encoding type IV pilin protein yields the protein MDNEPVSTKGNGFTLIELMIVVAIIGIIVAVAIPSYQQYVFESRRTDAHVALTTAAAEQEKFYTYDNAYTTDINNLGGATSPDGHYTIAVTATNTTYTLTATATSSSNQFEDTDCRTITLNQLGVKAGFNSAGTASTECW from the coding sequence ATGGATAACGAGCCAGTGTCTACTAAAGGCAATGGATTCACCCTGATCGAGCTGATGATCGTCGTTGCTATCATCGGCATTATTGTCGCTGTTGCGATTCCATCCTATCAGCAATATGTTTTTGAAAGTCGCAGGACGGATGCCCATGTCGCCCTGACAACAGCAGCTGCAGAACAGGAAAAGTTCTACACCTACGACAATGCTTACACCACTGATATCAACAATCTTGGTGGCGCTACTTCTCCGGATGGGCATTACACCATCGCCGTAACGGCCACCAACACCACTTATACCCTGACAGCCACAGCGACCAGCAGCAGCAACCAATTTGAAGATACTGACTGTCGAACCATCACCTTAAATCAACTTGGGGTCAAAGCTGGTTTTAACAGTGCCGGAACAGCGTCTACAGAATGTTGGTAA
- a CDS encoding PilC/PilY family type IV pilus protein → MLVIKGISPSALFAASKQSSPLLWLKSGLFSLLLQPLFLQQAIAAASDYAATPNQGSTFSPPLVMLAMPVDQQLFQRAYSDYTDLDDDGLIDSTYKDDFDYIGYFDSNWCYAYSSSDKMYQPVLPATGSNQHFCQDASAPWSGNFMNWVSMSRMEILRVILYGGHRSTDSATQTVLRRSSLSTNLSGAFAKVYSGADIDKYTPYSSPTSFCSLWAGAPSLRIAAGQFPRWATTEINQCQWGNAFSPARSAELATHTVEIEACVPSKDGNNTERCKQYSSGVPKPVGLLQGYGEENQIQFGLITGSYGRNSSGGLLRRNIRQFAGNTDPNEDEINLSNGTFNTSVQGIIHNIDAIGLTAWRNPISEIYLEAIRYFSGSNAGSSDFSTSDAGRGMTNEAWVTPMTQANDCASCAIILISSGTNVYDLDDLDNSISDVTGMSNINDLINITDDLGDIEYNGNLSGNYYYGGSNNLCTAKSLSNLSDAVGICPEAPNKEGGYAVSGLAYHAQTTDLRTDLDGIQNIKTYTIQLADSLPSLSASVNNRTVSFQPISSSGSFRDLVVDEQTADGKKGKYTFIWEDCQEGCDNDYDASSSIEYCLDSACTPAITGTQIKVTSRFEGKFSNGGYTFSHSIFGTNNDGIASPYAFGPGGGAAQGPGTPEPHTYVATGTASGILPKPLRLAAKYGGFNDLDNDGTPNHDANGDGVPDNDSREWDIRNNATGELGADNIPDNFFLASNPSLLRTQLELVFKDIASRISSGASAALVSNSASGAGSAIQGLFRPKITVNNLEISWVGLLHSLFVDTRGHFREDSNGNRTLDDYSTDRVVTLSFDPIRNSTVIQRYTSSDNGVTLTPDGGTADLTSLKPVWDARERLTEINNITNQRNYTALTNTGRHILTWLDANNNGRVDAGEEQPFVSATFTGSNGDYLGVNASESDKLVKFIRGEDQTGYRSRSVDIDNDGDLEVWRLGDIIQSNPVAVSKPEGYYSDSKPFNSNDSTFIDFQKHYENRRQVVYLGANDGMIHAFNAGFWDKDNQRFDLNHDPSETQHPLGGELWAYTPMNLLPHLRWLSEPDYPHVYYMDGEPLIFDANIFTPDVDHPKGWGTVLLMGMRLGGGPIDASVNGVTRTMRSAYVMLDITNPEKPPKLMAEITHPELGFTTGRPVVIQRRKPNASGDYNFPTENNWYLAFGSGPTGTGPSGIRQALGDATSDQNMKVFVYDLKNKNFLSAFNPMDSGIAQAYAGNMATVDWDQDYYDDAIYFGSVETAGNLSGELLRINLADPLAANWTLGTLTRPQRPVTARPTAVTNSDNERWVFVGTGRELTRTDSQDTQQEFFFGVKEPRIGDVFSYGSVPFASLIDTTDIQVEADGDLKSGFTVSPGTTVSNFESLRNTLTTEAGWKNRLIHDGKDPSGKSVSSPANAFALLLFTEYQPPADQCLVDGTSFLNALHYQTGTAIPASIQQVLTPGGFTDDTVSEKKISLGAGLAPAPVVHQGIDGKTSIIIQGGAGNISSTNLEYTLTDDGRQSWRQIFNIPK, encoded by the coding sequence ATGCTCGTGATAAAAGGGATCAGTCCGTCTGCGCTTTTTGCAGCCAGCAAACAGTCTTCACCTCTGCTTTGGCTGAAAAGCGGTTTATTCTCACTCTTGCTCCAGCCTCTTTTCCTGCAGCAGGCCATCGCAGCCGCCTCGGACTATGCTGCAACGCCCAACCAGGGCAGCACCTTTTCACCGCCTCTGGTTATGCTGGCGATGCCAGTGGATCAACAGCTCTTTCAAAGAGCTTATTCAGACTACACCGATCTCGATGACGATGGCCTGATCGATTCAACTTACAAGGACGACTTTGATTACATCGGTTACTTTGACAGTAACTGGTGCTACGCATACAGCAGCTCGGACAAGATGTACCAACCCGTATTGCCAGCTACGGGTAGCAATCAACATTTCTGCCAGGACGCCTCAGCCCCATGGAGTGGTAACTTTATGAACTGGGTGTCCATGTCCAGAATGGAAATACTGAGAGTCATTCTCTACGGTGGACATCGGTCAACTGACTCTGCCACACAGACAGTACTTAGAAGGTCTTCCCTCTCTACAAACCTCAGTGGTGCTTTTGCCAAAGTTTATTCCGGTGCAGACATTGATAAATACACTCCGTATTCATCGCCGACTTCTTTTTGCAGTCTCTGGGCTGGAGCACCGTCACTGAGAATCGCAGCGGGTCAGTTTCCTCGCTGGGCCACTACAGAAATCAACCAATGTCAGTGGGGAAATGCATTCAGTCCTGCCAGAAGTGCTGAACTGGCTACTCACACGGTCGAGATAGAAGCTTGTGTCCCGAGCAAAGATGGCAATAATACCGAGCGTTGCAAACAGTACTCCAGCGGTGTTCCCAAGCCCGTTGGCCTGCTCCAAGGCTATGGCGAAGAAAATCAGATTCAATTTGGTCTTATTACCGGAAGTTATGGCCGCAACAGCTCAGGTGGTCTGTTGCGGCGCAATATCAGACAATTTGCAGGTAATACCGATCCAAATGAGGATGAGATCAATCTATCCAATGGCACCTTTAATACCAGTGTTCAGGGTATTATTCACAATATCGATGCCATTGGTTTGACCGCATGGCGTAACCCGATTTCAGAAATTTATCTTGAGGCCATCAGGTATTTCTCGGGAAGCAACGCAGGTTCTTCTGACTTCAGCACCTCAGACGCCGGACGGGGCATGACCAACGAAGCCTGGGTGACACCCATGACTCAGGCCAATGACTGCGCCAGCTGTGCCATCATTCTTATATCCAGTGGCACCAATGTGTATGACCTGGATGATTTAGACAATAGCATCTCTGATGTCACAGGCATGAGCAATATCAATGATCTGATTAACATAACCGACGATCTCGGTGACATTGAATACAATGGCAACCTCTCAGGTAATTATTATTACGGTGGCAGTAACAACCTTTGCACAGCAAAGTCCCTGTCTAATCTTTCAGATGCCGTCGGTATCTGCCCTGAAGCTCCGAACAAAGAAGGGGGTTACGCAGTTTCGGGTCTGGCTTATCACGCTCAAACAACGGACCTGAGAACCGATCTTGATGGTATCCAGAATATTAAGACCTATACCATTCAACTGGCTGACAGCCTTCCCTCCCTTAGCGCCAGTGTCAACAACAGGACCGTCAGCTTCCAACCGATCAGTTCCAGCGGCTCTTTCCGTGACCTTGTGGTTGATGAGCAGACGGCAGACGGCAAAAAAGGAAAATACACGTTTATCTGGGAAGATTGCCAGGAAGGCTGTGACAATGATTATGACGCCAGTTCCAGTATTGAATATTGCCTTGACAGTGCCTGTACACCCGCCATCACCGGCACTCAGATCAAGGTCACGTCCCGTTTCGAAGGGAAGTTTTCTAACGGAGGTTACACTTTTTCCCACAGTATTTTTGGTACCAATAATGATGGTATAGCGTCACCCTACGCCTTTGGCCCCGGTGGTGGAGCAGCCCAGGGTCCCGGAACGCCAGAGCCTCACACCTATGTGGCGACTGGCACGGCGTCGGGTATTTTGCCCAAGCCACTGAGGCTGGCAGCAAAATATGGAGGCTTCAACGACCTGGATAATGACGGTACACCCAATCATGATGCCAATGGTGATGGAGTGCCTGACAATGATTCCAGAGAGTGGGATATCAGAAATAACGCAACAGGTGAACTGGGCGCCGACAATATTCCCGACAATTTTTTTCTGGCGAGCAATCCATCTTTGTTACGAACCCAGCTGGAGCTGGTTTTTAAGGACATCGCCAGCCGTATATCTTCCGGTGCCAGTGCTGCGCTGGTTTCTAACAGTGCCAGCGGTGCAGGCTCGGCTATTCAGGGGCTATTCCGCCCCAAAATAACGGTCAATAACCTTGAAATCAGTTGGGTTGGACTGCTGCACAGTTTATTTGTTGATACCAGAGGTCACTTCCGGGAAGACTCCAATGGTAACCGGACGCTGGATGACTATTCGACTGACCGGGTTGTGACCTTGTCTTTTGACCCCATCAGAAATTCTACTGTTATTCAACGTTATACCTCTTCTGATAACGGTGTAACACTGACGCCTGATGGCGGTACCGCGGATTTGACTTCACTGAAACCTGTCTGGGATGCTCGTGAACGTTTGACGGAAATCAACAATATTACCAATCAAAGAAACTATACGGCGCTGACCAACACTGGCCGTCATATCCTGACCTGGCTGGATGCCAATAATAATGGCCGTGTCGATGCCGGTGAGGAACAGCCTTTTGTCTCTGCCACCTTCACAGGCAGCAACGGTGACTATTTGGGTGTGAACGCATCGGAATCGGATAAGCTGGTTAAATTCATTCGTGGCGAAGACCAAACAGGTTATCGCTCCCGCTCTGTGGATATCGACAATGATGGCGACCTGGAAGTATGGCGCCTGGGCGACATCATTCAGTCCAATCCCGTCGCCGTGTCGAAACCGGAAGGGTATTACTCTGACAGCAAACCTTTTAACAGCAACGACTCAACCTTTATCGACTTTCAGAAACACTACGAAAACCGTCGTCAGGTCGTGTATCTGGGTGCCAACGATGGCATGATCCATGCTTTCAATGCCGGTTTCTGGGACAAAGACAATCAGCGCTTTGACCTGAATCATGATCCCTCAGAAACTCAGCACCCCCTGGGAGGAGAACTCTGGGCATACACACCGATGAATTTATTGCCCCATCTTCGCTGGCTGTCAGAACCGGATTATCCCCATGTTTATTACATGGATGGCGAACCTTTGATTTTTGATGCCAATATTTTCACCCCGGATGTTGATCACCCCAAAGGTTGGGGAACCGTACTGCTCATGGGAATGCGGCTGGGCGGTGGGCCGATTGACGCTTCAGTCAATGGTGTGACCCGGACCATGCGTTCTGCCTACGTCATGCTGGATATTACTAATCCGGAAAAGCCTCCCAAACTGATGGCAGAAATTACTCATCCGGAGCTGGGCTTTACCACAGGCCGACCCGTGGTGATACAACGGCGAAAACCCAATGCTTCCGGAGACTATAATTTCCCCACCGAAAACAACTGGTATCTGGCCTTTGGCTCAGGTCCGACGGGCACAGGGCCCAGCGGTATACGACAAGCTCTGGGTGATGCTACCAGCGACCAGAATATGAAAGTGTTTGTCTATGACCTGAAGAACAAAAACTTTCTCAGCGCTTTTAACCCGATGGACAGTGGTATCGCACAGGCTTATGCCGGCAACATGGCCACCGTGGACTGGGATCAGGATTACTATGACGATGCGATCTACTTTGGCAGTGTAGAAACCGCAGGCAATCTCAGTGGCGAACTGCTAAGGATCAACCTGGCAGACCCACTGGCTGCTAATTGGACACTGGGTACCTTAACCCGCCCACAGCGCCCTGTTACCGCCCGCCCTACGGCAGTGACCAACAGCGATAATGAGCGCTGGGTGTTTGTCGGTACGGGTCGTGAGTTGACCCGGACAGACAGTCAGGATACTCAGCAGGAATTCTTTTTTGGCGTAAAAGAGCCCAGGATCGGTGATGTGTTCTCTTATGGCTCAGTGCCTTTTGCCAGCCTGATTGATACCACGGATATTCAAGTGGAAGCCGATGGTGACCTGAAATCCGGCTTTACCGTATCACCGGGTACGACAGTGAGTAACTTTGAGTCCCTGCGCAACACCCTGACCACCGAAGCCGGTTGGAAAAACCGACTGATCCATGACGGCAAAGATCCCAGCGGTAAAAGTGTTAGCTCGCCGGCCAATGCTTTTGCCCTGCTGCTGTTCACCGAATACCAACCACCTGCTGATCAGTGTCTGGTGGATGGCACCAGCTTTCTGAATGCTTTGCACTATCAAACCGGCACGGCAATACCCGCCAGTATCCAGCAAGTGCTGACTCCGGGTGGTTTCACTGACGATACGGTATCGGAAAAGAAAATCAGCCTGGGGGCAGGTCTGGCACCGGCTCCGGTAGTCCACCAGGGTATTGATGGCAAAACCAGCATTATTATTCAGGGCGGTGCCGGTAATATTTCCAGCACCAATCTGGAATACACACTGACAGATGATGGCCGACAATCCTGGCGACAGATATTTAATATCCCCAAGTAG